From the Armatimonadota bacterium genome, the window CGCGCGATCCCCCGCCCCTCGCCCACGGCCTGGCGCAGGGCCTGCCCCAGGGCCAGCCCCACATCCTCGACGGTGTGGTGGGGGTCCACGGCCAGATCGCCCCGCGCCCGGACCTGCAGATCCAGGCGGCCGTGGGCGGCCAGCTGGGCCAGCATGTGGTCGAAGAACGGCACGCCGGTGTCCACGGAGACCTCCCCGGACCCGTCCAGGTCCAGCGCGACCTGGACGTCGGTCTCGGTGGTCTGGCGGGAGATGCGGCCGACCCGGCTCATGGGGCCACGCTCTGCGCCAGGGCGTCCAGAAAGCGGTCGTTCTCCTCCGGGGCGCCGATGGTCACCCGCAGGCACCGGTCCAGCAGCGGCTGGCCGGAGACATCGCGCACCAGGATGCCCCGGGCCAGCAGGCGCCCCAGCAGGACCCCGGCGTCCAGCGGGGTGCGGAACAGAATGAAGTTCGCCCGGGACGGATACGGCCGCACCCCATCCACGCGCTGCAGGGCCTGGTAGACCCTCTCGCGCTCGCGGATCACCTGATCCACCCGGGCGGCCACCAGTTCCGGTCGGGCCAGAACCGCCAGGGCGGCTTCCTGGGCGAACAGATTGAGGTTGTACGGTGGCAACGCGGCCCGTACCGAGGCGATGACGTCCGGATGGGCCACCACGTATCCCACCCGGGCGCCGGCCAGGGCGAAGGCTTTGGAGAAGGTCCGCAGCACGGCCAGGTGCGGGTATTCCCGCACCGCCGGCAGCAGCGTCTGCCCGTCGAACTCGGCGTACGCCTCGTCCAGCACGACCACCCCCCGGGCCGCCTCGACCACGGTGAGGACGTCGTCCCGGGGACATCCGGCTCCCGTGGGGTTGTTGGGAGAGGCCAGGTACACCAGGGCGACATCGGGGTCGCTGACCGCCTCCACCATCGCCGGCAGGTCCAGGCTGAAGTCCTCCCGGAGCAGGACCGGCCGCACCTCCGCCCCGCCCGCCACGGCCAGCGAGACCGACAGCGAGTACCCCGGCCGGACCAGCGCCACGCGGCGGCCGCAGGCAAAGGCCTGCACCAGGGCCAGCAGCGCCTCGTTGGACCCGCTGGCCACCGCCACCATCTCCGCATCCACCCCGCAGGCCCCCGCCAGAGCCTCCCGCAGGGCCCGGCCGTCCAGCGGCGGGTAGCGGTTCCACGGGCGCCGGAGCAACCGGCGGGCCACCTCCGCCTTGAGGTCCTCCGGCCAGTCCTGAGGGCACTCGTTCTGGTTGAGCTTGACCGGGGCAGACTCGCCCCCGGCCAGCCGGTACGCCCCCAGGGCCGTCAGCTCGGGACGCGCCTGCGGAGACGGCCGCACCGCGCTCACCGGCCCACCCCCGCCTGCAGCGTCTGCAGGAGCGGGCGCAACAGGCCCTCCCGGGTGCGCAGGCTCACCCGATTCACTACCAGGCGCGCCGAGGACCGGAAGACTTCGGCCACCTCCTCCAGGAAGTTGTCCCGCAGGGTTCGGCCGGTCATGACCACGTCCACGATCCCGTCGGCCAGCCCCACCCGGGGGGCCAGTTCCACCGAGCCGTGCAGGCGGATGATCTCCACCGGACGACCCTGGTCTTCGAAGTACCGGGCGGCGATGCGGGGGTACTTGGTGGCGATGCGCAACATCCGCCCCGGCTGCCACAGCGCGGCGCGGGCACCCACCGGAAGGGCCACCACGCCCCGGCAGGCGCCGAACCCCAGGTCCACCAGTTCGTACACGTCCCGGGCCTGCTCCAGCAGCACGTCCTTGCCCACGATGCCGGCGTCGGCCGCCCCCTGCTCGACAAAGGTGGGCACGTCCAGAGGTTTGCTGATCAGCAGATGCAGCCCCTCGGCGGCGTCCACCAGCAGGCTGCGCTCGTCGGGCAGATCGCGGACCAGCGCCAGGCGCCGCAGGAAGGCCAGCGTGTCGTCGAACAGGCGCCCCGTGGGGACGGCCAGAGTCAGTGTCCCCACGGCGTCCCCACCTCCCCGGCGCGGGCGCGCGCCGCGCCGGTCAACCACCGGGCGGTGCTGCGGTCCTGCCGCCCTGTGGCCACGTCTTCCACCCACAGGTCCTCGCCTTCCCACCAGGCCAGCATCGCCGCCCCCTCGCGGGCCGCCAGGGCCCGGGCCTGCGGCTCGGACATCGCCGGCGCCACCACCACCTGCAGACCGGCCCGGCGCAACCCGGCCGCCAGCGCCGCAGCCCTCTGCCGGGTCGCCCGGTCGGCCAGGACCAGGACGTCGCAGCGCGCCGGCGGGGAAGGCGGCAGCAGCGACATGGCCACCTCCAGACCCAGGGCGAACCCGCTGGCCGGACAGTCTGCCCCGAAGCGGGCCAGCAGGCCGTCGTACCGGCCGCCGCCCAGGACGGGGACGGGGGTGCCGCGCCCCAGGGCCTCAAACACCACCCCCGTGTAGTAGCTGAAGTCCCGGACGATTCCCAGGTCCACCTCCACCGCGTCGGCGGCGCCATAGGCCTGCAGCAGGTCCAGGATCTCGGCCAGCTCATCCAGCGCCGCCCGCGCCGCGGGGGACGCGGCCAGGGGGCGGGCCCGCCTCAGGGCGTCCGCCCCGTGCAGGTCCGGAAGCGCGTGCAGCAGGCGGGCCGCCGCTCCCCCGGCGACTTCGGCCACCGCCACGTAGTCCCGCCGGTACAGGCGCGCCCGCACCTCGTCCTGCTGCGCCGGCGCCAGGCCGCCCAGCGCCTCGGCCAGAAAGCCCAGGTGGCCGACGTGTACGACCGCATCCGATAGCCCCACCTCCCGCAGGCAGGCCACCGCGAGGGCGATGACCTCGGCGTCGCCGTCGGCGCCGGGGAGGCCCAGCAGCTCCACGCCGGCCTGGGTGAACTCCCGCATCCGCCCCCGCCCGGGTTCCTGGACGCGATAGACCGGCGCCACGTAGGACAGGCGCAGCGGCAGTCCCCGCTCGGGGAGCAGGCGGGTGGCGGCCAGTCGCGCGATGGGCACGGTCATCTCCGGCCGCAGCGCCAGCAACTCCGCTCCGTCCACGATCTTGATGATCTGGTCCTGGATGCCCGGCCCGGCTCCGTGCTGGAAGGTGTCCAGGAACTCCAGGGCCGGCGTGCTCACCTCCCGGTAGCCCCACCCTTCGCACAACCGCCGCAGCCGCCCGGCCAGTTCGGCCCGCCGGGCGGCGTCGGGCGGCGGCAGATCGCGGTAGCCGTCGGGCACCCGCTGCCACCGGGTGGACCGCGCATCGCGCACCCGCACGGACATCCCTCCGGTAGTTCTATTCTTTAGCTAGATAAATCACTAGCGTCGGAAACTGCGGCCTACGATACCACG encodes:
- the hisG gene encoding ATP phosphoribosyltransferase; amino-acid sequence: MGTLTLAVPTGRLFDDTLAFLRRLALVRDLPDERSLLVDAAEGLHLLISKPLDVPTFVEQGAADAGIVGKDVLLEQARDVYELVDLGFGACRGVVALPVGARAALWQPGRMLRIATKYPRIAARYFEDQGRPVEIIRLHGSVELAPRVGLADGIVDVVMTGRTLRDNFLEEVAEVFRSSARLVVNRVSLRTREGLLRPLLQTLQAGVGR
- the hisZ gene encoding ATP phosphoribosyltransferase regulatory subunit, producing MRVRDARSTRWQRVPDGYRDLPPPDAARRAELAGRLRRLCEGWGYREVSTPALEFLDTFQHGAGPGIQDQIIKIVDGAELLALRPEMTVPIARLAATRLLPERGLPLRLSYVAPVYRVQEPGRGRMREFTQAGVELLGLPGADGDAEVIALAVACLREVGLSDAVVHVGHLGFLAEALGGLAPAQQDEVRARLYRRDYVAVAEVAGGAAARLLHALPDLHGADALRRARPLAASPAARAALDELAEILDLLQAYGAADAVEVDLGIVRDFSYYTGVVFEALGRGTPVPVLGGGRYDGLLARFGADCPASGFALGLEVAMSLLPPSPPARCDVLVLADRATRQRAAALAAGLRRAGLQVVVAPAMSEPQARALAAREGAAMLAWWEGEDLWVEDVATGRQDRSTARWLTGAARARAGEVGTPWGH
- the hisC gene encoding histidinol-phosphate transaminase, with translation MSAVRPSPQARPELTALGAYRLAGGESAPVKLNQNECPQDWPEDLKAEVARRLLRRPWNRYPPLDGRALREALAGACGVDAEMVAVASGSNEALLALVQAFACGRRVALVRPGYSLSVSLAVAGGAEVRPVLLREDFSLDLPAMVEAVSDPDVALVYLASPNNPTGAGCPRDDVLTVVEAARGVVVLDEAYAEFDGQTLLPAVREYPHLAVLRTFSKAFALAGARVGYVVAHPDVIASVRAALPPYNLNLFAQEAALAVLARPELVAARVDQVIRERERVYQALQRVDGVRPYPSRANFILFRTPLDAGVLLGRLLARGILVRDVSGQPLLDRCLRVTIGAPEENDRFLDALAQSVAP